The following are from one region of the Microbacterium sp. cx-55 genome:
- a CDS encoding Lrp/AsnC family transcriptional regulator: MSNLDRIDLELLGALAEDHRATVVALSDRLGLSRNTVQARMSRLDRTGAFLSYQRAISSQALGFPIEAYISVVVRQHELPRIREHLALVPEVVQAHGLSGAVDLLVRVACRDAQHLFDTDARILSIDGVERTETSLVMDEVIPYRIVPLMELARPER, encoded by the coding sequence ATGTCGAACCTGGACCGCATCGATCTGGAGTTGCTGGGCGCCCTCGCGGAGGACCACCGCGCGACCGTGGTCGCCCTCTCCGACCGGCTCGGTCTTTCTCGCAACACGGTGCAGGCGCGCATGAGCCGTCTCGACCGCACCGGTGCGTTCCTCAGCTATCAGCGTGCGATCTCGTCGCAGGCGCTCGGCTTTCCGATCGAGGCGTACATCAGTGTGGTCGTGCGGCAGCACGAGCTCCCGCGTATCCGCGAGCATCTCGCGCTCGTCCCCGAGGTCGTCCAGGCGCACGGTCTGAGCGGCGCGGTCGATCTTCTCGTGCGCGTGGCGTGCCGAGATGCGCAGCATCTGTTCGACACCGACGCCCGCATCCTCTCGATCGACGGCGTCGAACGCACCGAGACGTCGCTCGTGATGGACGAGGTGATCCCCTACCGGATCGTCCCGCTCATGGAACTGGCACGACCGGAACGCTAG
- a CDS encoding alkaline phosphatase family protein — MTPRSPSRPERDRTSSRREFLRVGGLTLGGLALGGGAGAAAWAVTDAARRPTSEQVPGFAHVVVLMGENRSFDNLLGHLYTPANLPAGDTFEGLAFGDHSNTAPDGRVVPAHIYTGSTDDIMCAPEPDPGETYPHVNTQLFGTVDPPSNETDWSHGLRSPYNAPPAGATPTMGGFVRDYIANFRRTSHGREPDPDRADVIMGGFAPAMLPVLSTLAKEFAVFDHWHSAVPSQTYCNRSFFHASTSHGFVTNRGDGGYEKWLDAPDTPTIFNRLNDAGVSWKIYFDEQQLISLTGVMHAPALEEFWRTDHFAYMDEFFADAANGALPAYAFIEPRMVYNHNDFHPPFGVLRDSEVDGVPVFDSAVSDVRAGEALVARVYDAVRTADSPTGSHALNTLLLLTFDEHGGTYDHVPPPAAVPPHPDSSDGEMGFGFDRLGPRVPAIAVSAYTKAGTIIHDERHHGAVIATLSALHGLEPLTDRDRDAKTLFDVTNLTEPRPASTWPTVSPAYVPPLLNEDEVAELKSSTKPLTSPAKGLLGLLLAKYGEPGHPEPETYQDAFDILTAHGLGLFTTGGSTPSPSPTGT; from the coding sequence ATGACGCCGCGTTCCCCCTCGCGCCCCGAACGCGACCGCACATCGTCGCGCCGAGAATTCCTCCGGGTGGGCGGACTGACCCTCGGCGGACTCGCCCTCGGCGGCGGCGCGGGCGCGGCGGCATGGGCGGTGACGGATGCGGCTCGCCGCCCGACGAGCGAGCAGGTTCCGGGGTTCGCGCACGTCGTCGTGCTGATGGGCGAGAACCGCTCGTTCGACAATCTGCTGGGCCACCTGTACACGCCCGCGAATCTGCCGGCCGGCGACACGTTCGAGGGGCTCGCATTCGGCGATCACTCCAACACCGCACCGGATGGCCGCGTGGTTCCCGCCCACATCTACACCGGCAGCACGGACGACATCATGTGCGCCCCGGAGCCAGATCCCGGCGAAACCTACCCGCACGTGAACACGCAGCTGTTCGGCACGGTCGATCCGCCCTCGAACGAAACCGACTGGTCGCACGGACTGCGTTCGCCGTACAACGCGCCTCCGGCCGGTGCGACTCCGACGATGGGCGGGTTCGTGCGGGATTACATCGCCAACTTCCGGCGCACGAGCCACGGCCGGGAGCCCGACCCCGATCGTGCGGACGTCATCATGGGCGGCTTCGCGCCCGCGATGCTCCCCGTACTCTCGACGCTCGCGAAGGAGTTCGCGGTCTTCGATCACTGGCACAGCGCCGTGCCCAGCCAGACCTACTGCAACCGCTCCTTCTTCCACGCCTCGACGTCGCACGGGTTCGTGACCAACCGCGGCGATGGCGGTTACGAGAAGTGGCTGGACGCTCCCGACACCCCGACGATCTTCAACCGACTGAACGACGCCGGAGTGAGCTGGAAGATCTACTTCGACGAGCAGCAGCTCATCTCCCTCACCGGCGTCATGCACGCGCCCGCGCTCGAGGAGTTCTGGCGCACCGACCACTTCGCGTACATGGATGAGTTCTTCGCGGATGCGGCGAACGGAGCGCTGCCCGCGTACGCGTTCATCGAGCCCCGCATGGTCTACAACCACAATGACTTCCACCCGCCGTTCGGCGTGCTGCGCGACAGCGAGGTCGACGGTGTTCCGGTCTTCGACTCGGCGGTGTCCGACGTCCGCGCCGGTGAGGCACTCGTCGCCCGCGTCTACGACGCGGTGCGGACGGCCGACTCCCCCACCGGGTCGCACGCCCTGAACACCCTGCTCCTGCTGACGTTCGACGAGCACGGCGGTACCTACGATCACGTTCCGCCGCCCGCGGCCGTTCCGCCGCATCCGGACTCGTCCGACGGCGAGATGGGGTTCGGATTCGATCGCCTCGGTCCGCGCGTTCCCGCGATCGCGGTGTCCGCATACACGAAGGCGGGCACGATCATCCACGACGAACGGCACCACGGCGCGGTCATCGCCACCCTGAGTGCCCTGCACGGTCTCGAGCCGCTGACCGATCGTGATCGCGATGCGAAGACCCTCTTCGACGTCACCAATCTGACCGAGCCGCGGCCGGCGTCCACCTGGCCGACCGTCTCGCCTGCCTACGTTCCGCCCCTTCTGAACGAGGACGAGGTCGCCGAGTTGAAGTCCTCGACGAAGCCTCTGACGTCGCCCGCGAAGGGACTCCTCGGGCTGCTCCTGGCCAAGTACGGCGAGCCGGGGCATCCGGAGCCGGAGACGTACCAGGACGCGTTCGACATCCTCACGGCGCACGGTCTGGGTCTCTTCACGACGGGCGGAAGCACGCCGTCGCCGTCCCCGACCGGCACCTGA